The following proteins come from a genomic window of Corallococcus sp. NCRR:
- a CDS encoding DUF4920 domain-containing protein, translated as MHMLRTALVMLVAAPLVALAADKTPKPAAKAEAAASDCHHPADAKTPEAAKAANPGDWTLTRGEPLKGEKTVKLSELLAKPQAHDGKVVRVEGQVRKACEKKGCWMELAQDAKSPGVRVTFKDYGFFVPLDSAGSQARVEGVVKVAELSDAHAKHYEAEGAIVPRGTDGKPREVQLVASGVELRR; from the coding sequence ATGCACATGCTCCGCACCGCCCTCGTGATGCTGGTCGCCGCTCCCCTCGTGGCCCTCGCGGCGGACAAGACGCCCAAGCCGGCCGCCAAGGCCGAAGCGGCGGCGAGCGACTGCCACCACCCCGCCGACGCGAAGACGCCCGAGGCCGCCAAGGCCGCGAACCCTGGCGACTGGACGCTCACCCGCGGCGAGCCCCTCAAGGGCGAGAAGACGGTGAAGCTGTCGGAGTTGCTCGCGAAGCCCCAGGCCCACGACGGCAAGGTCGTGCGCGTGGAGGGTCAGGTGCGCAAGGCCTGTGAAAAGAAGGGCTGCTGGATGGAGCTGGCCCAGGACGCCAAGAGCCCCGGCGTGCGCGTGACATTCAAGGACTACGGCTTCTTCGTCCCGCTGGACTCCGCGGGCTCGCAGGCGCGCGTGGAGGGCGTGGTGAAGGTCGCGGAGCTGAGCGACGCCCACGCGAAGCACTACGAGGCCGAGGGCGCCATCGTCCCGCGCGGCACCGACGGCAAGCCCCGCGAGGTGCAGCTCGTGGCCTCCGGCGTCGAGCTGCGCCGCTAG